Part of the Cardiobacteriaceae bacterium TAE3-ERU3 genome, CGGCGTCAATGTGCGCCATGATACCGAGGTTACGGTACTTATCAATTTTCGTCTTACGCGCCATAAATGTGCTCCAATACGATTAAATGAATTGCCGTTACCAACGGAAGTGCGCAAATGCTTTGTTAGCTTCTGCCATGCGGTGTGTATCATCACGCTTTTTAACAGCGCTGCCGCGCTCTTCGATTGCATCGATGAATTCACCAGCCAGTCGTGCAGCCATTGACTTCTCGTTACGGCTGCGAGCCGCATCGATCAACCAACGCATTGCGAGTGCGTTCTGACGAACAGGACGTACTTCGACAGGAACCTGATAAGTTGCACCACCGACGCGGCGAGACTTAACTTCAACTGCCGGACGCACTTTCTCAAGCGCTTCTTCCAAGACGTCTACAGCATCCATTTGCTTTTTCTCAGCTGCTTTCTCAAGTGCTTGATAAACAACTTTCTCAGCTACAGATTTTTTACCTGCAACCATCACCATGTTGATGAATTTGGCGACCACCACATTCCCGAATTTAGGATCGGGCAAGATATGGCGGATTGGCGCCCTTACTCTTCTGGACATGAAACTATTCCTTCGTTAATTAGGATTTAGGACGCTTAGTGCCGTACTTAGAACGGCCCTGCTTGCGATCCTTGACGCCTGCTGTATCAAGGGCTCCACGCACGATGTGATAACGCACACCTGGTAAATCCTTAACACGACCGCCTCGGATGAGCACCAAGCTGTGCTCTTGCAGGTTGTGCCCTTCACCGCCGATATAGGCAGTTACTTCGTACTTGTTGGTTAAACGTGTACGTGCAACCTTGCGCATTGCCGAGTTTGGCTTTTTAGGCGTCGTAGTATAAACGCGAGTACAAACACCGCGTTTTTGAGGACATCCCTGCAGAGCAGGAACGTTGTTTTTCTCTTTCTGCTTCGTACGTGGTTTACGTACGAGCTGATTGATCGTTGCCATGAAAGCATTTCTCCAAAACTTTTATTAAAGTCAATTTTTTTACGCCTTTCCCCACCTGCACGCAGGCAGAGCGCAAGCGAGCTTGCGCCAAAGGTGAGGCATAGTACGTTTTAACCAAGCTATTGTCAAGCTTCGCCTTCTTCCTGCGACTCAACACCAACCGCTGCTTGTTCAGCTGAATCATCAGCTTCATCAGCGGTATCCGCAAGTGCAAAAAGTCCGTGCTCAGCAGAACGCATGTTTCGGCGCTCCTGGTGGTAGGCCAAACCAGTGCCTGACGGGACCAGTCGGCCGACAATAACGTTTTCCTTGAGACCGTGCAGATCATCAAAGCTGCCGTGAACGGCTGCTTCCGTGAGTACACGCGTGGTCTCCTGGAACGAAGCCGCAGATATAAATGAATCTGTGGCCAACGACGCTTTAGTGATACCCATCAATACAGGCTCATAACGCACTGGCAATTTGCCTTCAGCATTGAGCTTGTCATTGATTTCGAGCACACGGTTCACGTCGATTTGCTCACCAGCGATCAAATTCGATTCACCGGCATCAATTACGTTCACCTTACGCAGCATTTGACGCACGATCACTTCGATGTGTTTATCGTTGATCTTAACGCCCTGCAAACGGTAAACGTTTTGGATTTCGTTAACGATATGGTTAGTCAACTCATGCACACCGCGCAAACGCAGGATGTCATGTGGTGTTGGCTCACCATCAGCAAGCAATTCACCTTTCTTGACTTGCTCACCTTCAAATACGTTCAGACGACGCCACTTAGGAATCAGAACCTCAAATGACTCGCCATCTTCTGCGGTGATAACCAGGCGTTGCTTACCCTTGGTTTCTTTACCGAAGGAAACAGTACCTGTCATTTCAGCCAGGATAGCTGGTTCTTTAGGCTTACGTGCTTCAAAGAGATCGGCAACTCGCGGCAAACCACCTGTGATATCGCCCGTCTTACCAGACTCTTGCGGCATACGCGCCAATACGTCACCGATCTGTACTTCTGCACCATCGCTGAGGTTAATCAATGCACCGGCTGGCAAGAAGTAGTTAACCGGAATATCAGACCCGGCTTGAGTGATCGGATTACCCGACTCATCAAGCAGCTGAATCAACGGACGCTTATCTTTCGCAGCACTTGAGCGCTGAGCATTGTCCATGACGGTCTGAATGGTCAGGCCAGTTTCAGGGTCAGTTGAACTCTGAATCGTTACACCATCTTCAAAGTCGTAGAACGCTGCCTTACCAGCAACTTCCGCGATGATTGGATGAGTGTGAGGATCCCAAGTAGCGAGTGTCTGGCCTTGCTTGACTTCTTCACCATCTGCAACGTTAAGCATTGCACCATAAGCAAGCTTATAGCGTTCACGCTCGTGACCGTTTTTATCGATCACAGACAGTTCACCTGAGCGTGATACTGCGACCAACTTGCCATCTTTGTTAGTGACCGTCTTAATGTTTGACAAACGTACTGTACCGTTAGTCTTAACTTCGATACTGCCGATTGATGCAGAGCTCTGCGCAGCACCACCGATGTGGAACGTACGCATGGTCAACTGAGTACCCGGCTCACCGATCGACTGTGCTGCAATAACGCCGACAGATTCACCGACATTGACTTTATGCCCACGTGCCAAATCACGACCATAACACTGTGCACACACGCCTTGACGTGCTTCACAAGTAATCACCGAGCGAACCATGACACGGTCAACACCTGCTTTTTCAAGTGTTGCGATTTCGTGCTCGCCCAAAAGCGTACCTGCCTCAAGTGCCACTTCGCCGGTACTGAATTCAATAACCGGCTCAGAGAGTACTCGACCCAACACGCGATCAGACAGCTTTTCAACCACGTCACCGCCGTCTACAACAGCCTGAACCTCAATACCACGGGATGTACCGCAATCAAGTTCATTGATCACGACATCTTGCGCGACGTCGACCAAACGACGGGTCAGATAACCTGAGTTTGCCGTTTTCAGTGCGGTATCAGCAAGACCTTTACGTGCACCGTGGGTCGAAATAAAGTACTGAAGTACGTTCAGACCTTCACGGAAGTTTGCCGTGATTGGTGTTTCGATGATCGAGCCGTCCGGCTTAGCCATCAGACCACGCATACCAGCTAACTGACGAATCTGCGCAGCAGAACCACGAGCGCCTGAATCGGCCATCATAAACACCGAGTTAAATGAAGGCTGCTCGATGGTTTCGCCATCTTTGTTCTGCACTTCGATTTTACCCAGCTTGTTCATCATCGCCTTGGCGACTTTATCGTTGGTACGCGACCAGATATCGATCACTTTGTTGTACTTCTCACCTTGGGTTAACAAGCCTGAGCTGTACTGATGCTCAATTTCTTTGATCTCATCTTCCGAAGCTTGCAAAATGCCCGCTTTTTCATCAGGCACAACCATATCGGTGACACCGATTGACGTACCAGAACGCGTTGCATAACGGAAGCCGGTATACATCAATTGGTCGGCAAGAATAACGGTTTCTTTCAGACCAACCTGACGATAGCAAGCATTGATCAAGCCAGAGATCGCTTTTTTCACCATCGGCTTGTCGATCAGTTCAAATGGCAGGCCCTTAGGCAGAATCTGCGACAGCAATGCGCGGCCAACTGTTGTTTCTACACGCTTGACGTAAGGCTCTTCTTGATCAAAGAACTCCAAACGCACCTGAATTTTTGCTTGAAGATCAACTTTACCAGTTTGATACGCACGCTCAACTTCAGCGATATCAGCGAAACGCATCCCTTCGCCTTTCGCATTGATACGCTCACGCGTCATGTAATAAAGGCCGAGTACAACGTCCTGTGAAGGGACAATAATTGGTTCGCCGTTGGCTGGTGACAAGATGTTATTCGAGCTCATCATCAGCGCACGCGCTTCAAGCTGTGCTTCGAGTGACAACGGTACGTGTACCGCCATTTGGTCACCATCGAAGTCAGCGTTAAACGCCGCACAGACCAATGGATGCAACTGAATGGCTTTACCTTCGATCAGGATTGGCTCAAATGCCTGGATACCAAGACGGTGCAATGTTGGTGCACGGTTCAGCAACACCGGATGCTCGCGAATGACGAATTCCAATGCATCCCAGACTTCCGGCTCATCCCGCTCAACCATCAGCTTGGCTGCTTTAATGGTTGGTGCATGCTCATTCAAAATCAATTGCTGGAAAATAAACGGCTTGAACAGTTCCAATGCCATACGCTTAGGCAAACCACACTGATGCAGGCGCAGGGTAGGACCAACCACGATGACCGAACGACCTGAATAGTCAACACGCTTACCGAGCAAGTTCTGACGGAAACGACCTTGCTTACCTTTGATCATGTCAGCAAGAGACTTAAGCGGACGCTTGTTCGAACCAGTAACGGTACGGCCACGACGACCGTTATCAAGCAGTGAATCCACAGCTTCTTGGAGCATACGCTTTTCGTTGCGCACGATAATATCCGGCGCAAACAACTCAAGCAGACGCTTCAAGCGGTTGTTACGGTTAATGACGCGACGATAAAGATCGTTGAGGTCAGAGGTTGCAAAACGGCCTGAATCCAATGGAACCAATGGGCGCAGATCCGGTGGCAATACTGGCAATACTTCCAGGATCAACCACTCAGGCTTGTTACCTGAGGCAAGCAGCGCTTCCATCAGCTTAAGGCGCTTAACAATACGCTTGCTCTTGGTTTCTGAGTTAGTCTCAGCAAGTGCTTCGCGCAGGTCTGCAATCTCGGTTTCGAGTTCCATGTTTTTCAGGATGTACTGAATAGCTTCAGCACCCATCATCGCCTTGAATTCATGGCCGTACTCTTCGAGCGCCTGCACGTAAGTTTCTTCGGTCAGCAGCTGGTTCTTTTCCAGCGGCGTCATACCCGGATCGAGCACGATGAATGATTCAAAATACAGTACGCGCTCAATTTCACGCAAGGTCAAATCAAGCAACAAACCGATACGTGATGGCAGCGACTTCAAGAACCAAATGTGCGCAACTGGTGTCGCGAGGTCGATATGACCCATACGCTCGCGGCGTACACTGGATTTAGTGACTTCAACACCACACTTCTCACACACCACACCGCGGTGCTTCAAGCGCTTGTACTTACCGCACAAGCACTCGTAGTCTTTCATTGGGCCAAAGATTTTGGCACAGAACAAACCATCACGCTCAGGCTTGAACGTACGGTAGTTGATGGTTTCGGGCTTTTTGACTTCACCAAAAGACCACGAACGGATCATATCCGGCGAGGCGAGACCGATGCGGATACGATCGAAATCATCGACACCGTCTTGGGGTTTGAAAAAATTAACCAGGTCTTTCATCATGATTTCTTCTCCGTCGGATTATTCCTGTTCGAGCTCAATGTTGATGCCGAGTGCTTTAATTTCCTTGGTCAGGACGTTAAACGACTCAGGCATACCCGGCTCGATTTGCAGGTTGCCATCAACAATATTTTTGTACATCTTGGTACGCCCTTCGACGTCATCAGACTTGACCGTCAGCATTTCTTGCAAGGTGTAAGCTGCGCCGTATGCCTCGAGCGCCCACACTTCCATTTCCCCGAAGCGCTGACCACCGAACTGAGCACGACCACCAAGCGGCTGCTGAGTAACAAGGCTGTATGGCCCAGTTGAACGTGCGTGCATCTTGTCGTCAACCAAGTGGTTGAGCTTGAGCATGTACATATAACCAACGGTTACATCACGCTCAAATGCATCACCTGTACGGCCATCATAGAGGCGGGTTTGACCCGTCTTAGGCAAGCCTGCGAGTTCGAGCATACGCTGAACTTCTGATTCGTGTGCACCGTCAAAGACTGGAGTCGCCATTGGTACACCGGCACGCAGGTTTTCACACAGTACGCCAAACTCTTTGTCGTCAAGCGTATCAAGCGCTTCGCGCTGACCGTCGTGGTTATACACATTACTCAAGTAATCACGCAGTTTCTGGCTATCGGCTTGCTGGTCAAGCATATGGCCGATCTGCTGACCGATACCACGTGCTGCCCAACCAAGGTGCGTTTCAAGTACCTGACCGATGTTCATTCGCGAAGGTACACCGAGTGGGTTCAATACGATATCAACTGGCGTGCCGTCTTCCATATAAGGCATGTCTTCGACCGGAACAATCATCGACACAACACCCTTGTTACCGTGGCGCCCTGCCATCTTGTCACCCGGCTGCAAGCGGCGCTTAACAGCGAGGTAGACCTTGACCATCTTCAATACGCCAGGGGCAAGATCGTCGCCTTGCGCGAATTTGACTTTCTTCTCTTCGTAGTAGTCTTGCAATTCTTTGCGCTTGTCGACCAGCAACTGGTGCATACCGTCAAGTTGTTCGTTGACGTCATTATCCTGAACACGGATATCGAACCACTTGTCCGAGGTCATCTCATCAAGCAATGCTTGATCAACTGTGTCGCCAGACTTGCGCTTTGGCGCTTTCTTGACAGTTTGGCCGAGCAGCAGGCGCGCAGCACGATCTTCAATATCTTGCTGGAATACACGCAGCTGATCTTTGACGTCTTGTGCAATGGATTCAATTTCCATGTCCTCAATGTCTTGTGCACGCTGATCTTTTTCAACACCATCACGGGTATAGACGCGCACATCGACAACGGTACCGTCCATACCAGTTGATACGCGCAGCGAAGTATCTTTTACGTCTGATGCTTTCTCACCAAAGATGGCACGCAGCAATTTCTCTTCTGGAGACTGTGAACGCTCACCTTTTGGTGTGACTTTACCAACCAGGATGTCGCCCGCGCGAACTTCCGCACCAATATGCACGATACCGGTACCATCAAGTTTCGCCAATGCGCTTTCCTTGACGTTAGGGATATCTGCAGAAATTTCTTCTGGACCAAGCTTGGTGTCACGCGCAACACAGGTCAGTTCTTCAATGTGGATGGTTGTGAAACGGTCTTCTTGGACAACCCGCTCAGAAATGAGGATGGAATCCTCAAAGTTATAACCATTCCACGGCATGAACGCGACGAGCATGTTTTGACCCAATGCCAGTTCACCAAGATCAGTTGAAGGACCATCAGCGAGTACGTCACCACGCGCAACCACATCACCTGGATTAACCAATGGTTTTTGGTTGATACAGGTGTTTTGGTTCGAACGGGTGTACTTGGTCAGGTTGTAAATATCAACACCCAAACCACCAGCTTGAACTTCGTCATCGTTAACCTTAACCACGATACGCGATGAATCGACTGAATCAATCACACCGCCACGATCTGCGCGAACCAGAACCCCAGAGTCACTGGCAACGGTACGCTCCATACCAGTACCGACCAACGGTTTATCTGCACGCAAGGTTGGCACTGCCTGACGTTGCATGTTCGAACCCATCAATGCACGGTTCGCATCATCGTGCTCAAGGAACGGGATCAAAGACGCTGCGACAGAAACGATCTGCTTAGGCGAGACGTCCATGTATTGGATACGGTCAGGTGTTGAAAGCGCAAATTCGTTTTCAGCACGGGTTGAAATCAGCTCATCGACAAATTCACCTTTTTCATTCAGGTGTGCGTTTGCCTGTGCAATAACGTACTTAGATTCATCAATAGCTGACAAATACTCAATCTGATCGGTTACTTTGCCGTCGACAACCTTACGATAAGGGGTTTCGAGGAAACCGTACTCATTGGTCTTGGCATAAACTGCCAAAGAGTTGATCAAACCGATGTTTGGTCCTTCCGGTGTCTCGATTGGGCACAAGCGACCGTAGTGAGTTGGGTGAACGTCTCGAACTTCAAAACCAGCACGCTCACGGGTCAAGCCGCCCGGGCCAAGTGCAGAAATACGACGCTTGTGCGTGACTTCTGACAATGGGTTGTTCTGATCCATGAACTGCGAGAGCTGTGATGAACCAAAGAATTCTTTAATTGCTGCGGCTACCGGCTTGGCGTTGACCAAATCTTTCGGCGTCCAGCCCTCAGTCTCAGCTTGGGTCAAGCGCTCTTTGACGCTACGCTCAAGGCGTACCAAACCAATACGGAAGGCATTTTCAGCCATTTCGCCAACGCAACGGATACGGCGGTTACCGAGGTGGTCAATATCATCGACAGAGCCATCACCATCTTTGATGGCAATCAACGTTTTGATGACCTTGACGATGTCTTCTTTTGACAGCGTACCGCTGCCCTCTTCACTTGGAATACCCAAGCGACGGTTGAACTTCATGCGTCCAACACGGGACAAATCATAACGTTCTTCATTGAAGAATAGGTTGTCGAACAACAAGTCAGCTGCATCTTTAGTAGGTGGCTCACCTGGGCGCATCATGCGATAGATTTCAGCACGTGCGGTCAATTCACTGTCTGATTCATCACTGCGCAGGGTGTCAGCGATATATGCACCACGATCAAGTTCGTTGACGTAAAGCGTCTCGAATGATGTAACGCCAAGCTCGATCATGCGAACAATCAACTCTTCGGTCAATTCGCTGTTCGCCGCAAGGATCAATTCACCAGTGTCTTTATCAATCAGGTCCTTAGCAAGAATTTTGCCAATCAGGAAAGATTCAGGCACGGTCTGCTTGGTTACTTTTGCTTCTTCAAGCTTTTTCACGTGACGCGAAGTAATACGCTTACCCGCTTCAACCAAGACTTCTTTGTCAGCAACAATATCAAAAGCTGCAATTTCACCGCGGAAATGCGATGGCTCAAATACCATTTCAATTTTACCGCTCTTGCCAATCTTGAATGTTTGCGTATCAAAGAACAGATCGAGAATTTCTTCGCTGTTGTAACCAAGCGCACGCAACAAAACTGTAACAGGCAACTTACGACGGCGGTCAATACGGCAATGGACCAAATCTTTGGCATCAAATTCGATATCCAGCCATGAACCACGGTAAGGAATGACACGTGCATTGAACAACAGCTTGCCTGAGCTGTGGCTGCTGCCCTTGTCATGATCGAAAAAGACGCCTGGTGAACGGTGCAGCTGAGACACGATAACTCGTTCAGTACCGTTAATCACAAAGGTACCGTTATCAGTCATCAGCGGGATTTCACCCATATATACTGAATCAGATTCGATAACTTGCTTGAGCTTTTTCTTGGCTGAGTTCTTATCGTAAATAGCCAAACGCATACGCGCACGCAAAGGAGCTGCAAACGTCACGCCGCGAAGCTGGCATTCACGTGCATCAAATTCAGGTTTACCTAAATCATAGCCAACGTATTGCAACTCAACCATGCCATTGTGGCTAACAATCGGAAATATGGAAGAAAATGCTTCCTGTAAGCCCACTGGTTCGCGGGTCTCAGCGGTTTTATTCTGCTGGAGGAATGCGTGATAAGAGTCCAGCTGCATGGAAAGCAGATAAGGAGTTTCCAAGACAGTTGGACGCTTGCTGAAATTCTTGCGAATACGTTTTTTATCGGTAAACGAATAGGTCATAGTGACAGTAACCTCGAGCGTCAGATTAGCGCTTGCGCGCAGGATAGCTAAATGGACGGTGGTGTAATATCCATGCCGATAAACACGGCAACATATCAATGGGCATAAATATTACAAAGACGCGAAAAGGGCGCCCCGTATATCGTTGTCTTGCCAATTCAAAGAATGGAAAGACACGAAACAACGGGGAACCCGTAGTCGCACTAGCAGTTAACTGCTAGCTGCGAATTCAAATGACCAAAGATCACTTGAGTTCGGCTTTTGCACCTGCTTCTTCGAGCTGTGCTTTCATCTTGTCGGCTTCTTCCTTCTCAACGCCTTCTTTCAGGGTTGAAGGAGCGCCGTCAACTGCTGCTTTGGCTTCCTTCAAGCCAAGGCCAGTGATCGCACGAACTGCTTTGATAACAGCTACTTTGTTTGCGCCAGCGTCAGTCAGCACGAGGTCAAACTCAGTTTGCTCAGCAGCTGCAGCACCAGCATCAGCGCCACCTGCAGGAGCAGCAGCAACAGCTGCAGCAGCAGTAACGCCGAATTTTTCTTCCATTGCCGAAATCAGGTCGACAACTTCCATCACAGTCATTTCAGAAATGGCATTTAAGATGTCTTCTTTTGCAATAGCCATGTCAATCTCCATAAAAATTAATTAGTAAACGGTTAAAAATACCAGACAGCGATTAAGCTGCCTCTTTGCTTTGACGAACCGCATCAACTGTACGAACCAGTTTACCTGGAACTTCGTTGAGGGTACGCGCGAACTTGTCAAGCGGCGCACGCATGCAAGACATAAGCAACGCAATTGCTTCGTCCTTGGTCGGCAGTTTGGCCAGACGATCTAGCTCACTACCTGGCATAACTTCACCAGAGACGCTCAAGAACTTGACAATACCTTTGTCAATCTTGTCGTTCTCTTTAAAGAAGTCACGCCACAAACGTGCAGCTGAACCTGGATCTTCTTGCGAAAATGCCAGAACCAACGGGCCTACGAGCTGGTCGGCAACATTGTCGAACTCAGTCTCAGCCAATGCACGCTTGGCCAGGGTATTTTTAACCACACGCAGATATACACCGCCTTCACGAGCACGAGCATGCAGGTCGGTCATCTGTGCCACGGTCAAACCGTGGTATTCAGTGGCAACCAAAGCATACGCGCTAGAAGCCACTTGATTGACTTCTTCAACGACGGCTTTTTTGCTGGTCAAATTTTGTCCCATTCCACACTCCTTAAGTGAGATCGGGTTACCCTAATCTACTACCATGAGGTAGTAGCCCTTGGTATAGCCATGTTTCAGATAACTGAAGCTGACCTACCATCTATGCAGGAAATTAAGCGTCATCCTAAGAATTAGCACCTGCAGTCTTTGACGATAGCTGCGGCTGCAGCCATCCAAAGATCATTTGCACCGGCTATCCCATGGGACATCCGGTGACTTAAATTCTTCTATTATGCGAGCTCTGAAACATCAATCGCGATACCCGGACCCATAGTAGATGACAGGAACGCTTTCTTCAGATAGATGCCTTTTGCAGCAGCTGGACGCAGTTTGTTGATTTCAGCAACCAAAGCTTTGAGGTTTTCTTCAAGCTTGGCTTCTTCGAAGTCAACTTTTCCTATGATAGAGTGAACTACGCCACCTTTATCAGCACGGAAACGAACCTGACCCGCTTTAGCATTATTCACTGCAGTGGCGATATCAGCAGTGACAGTACCAACTTTAGGGTTAGGCATTAAGCCACGAGGACCAAGGATCTGACCCAACTGACCAACAACACGCATAGCTGCTGGCTCTGCAATAACTACATCAAAGTCGCTACGGCCACCCTTGATTTCTTCTGCAAGGTCATCCATGCCAACAACATCTGCACCGGCTGCTTTTGCTGCTTCAGCATTATCGCCTTGAGCAAATACTGCAACACGGACAGTCTTACCAGTACCATTTGGCAGTACAGCTGCACCGCGAACGACCTGGTCTGATTTGCGTGGATCAATACCTAGGTTGATACTGACATCTACTGACTCTACAAATTTAACTGAAGAAACTTCTTTCAGTAACTGCAGCGCTTCTGAGATGCTGTAAACTTTGCCTGCTTCAATTTTTTCACGATAGGCTTTAACGCGCTTACTGAGTTTTGCCATGCTATTAACCCTCTACCTTGATGCCCATTGAACGTGCAGTACCAGAAATAGTCGCGACACCTGCTTCTATATCAGCAGCTGTCATGTCTGGCTTTTTCAGCTCAACAATTTCTTCGATCTGAGCACGGGTAACCGTACCAACTTTCTCAGTGTTTGGACGACCACTACCAGACTTGATGCCCGCTGCTTTTTTGAGCAGGAATGATGCTGGTGGGGTTTTGGTGATGAACGTAAAGCTACGGTCACTGAACACAGTAATGACAACAGGAATTGGCATACCTGCTTCCATTTTTTGTGTTTCTGCGTTAAACGCCTTACAAAATTCCATGATATTGACACCGTGCTGACCCAGTGCAGGACCTACTGGAGGACTTGGGTTAGCTTTGCCAGCTGGAATTTGCAGCTTGATATAGCCAGTAATTTTCTTAGCCATTTTTTGCTCCTATGTGGGTAATCTCGCCTTTCGGCTCCCCGTTAAAATACCATCACCGGCTTTAATTCTAAGAACCAAGCCAGAGACTCGATTAAATATCTTTTTCTACCTGATGAAACTCAAGATCAACAGGTGTTGGTCGACCAAAGATCAATACACTGACCTTCAAACGACTCTTTTCATAATGCACTTCTTCAACTGTACCAATGAACTCAGCAAACGGACCTTCTGTAATACGGACCTCTTCACCAACTTCAAACAGAGTTTTCGGACGAGGCTTCTCGACACCTTCTTCAATCCGACGCATAATCGCATCAACTTCATGCTGAGCAATTGGTGCAGGTTTTTCAGCAGTACCGCCAACAAAACCTGAAACTTTTGGAATACTGCGCACAACGTGCCAGGTTGTTTCGTTCATTTCCATTTCAACCAAAACATAACCCGGGAAAAATTTGCGCTGAGAACTGCGCTTCTTGCCATCTTTCATTTCGACGACTTCTTCCGAAGGCACCAAAATATCCCCAAAATAGTCTTGCAGCTCATCGCGCTCAATACGTTCAATCAAAGCACGCTTCACTTGGTGCTCAAATTGCGAATACGCCTGCAATACATACCATGCTTTAGCCATTACATAATCCCGCGAATGATGAGTGCCAACAGCCAGTCAATAATGCTGAGAAATATTGCAAAGACTGCAACAATAGCAAGCACCATCAAAGTCGTCTTAACCGCTTCATCTTTGCTCGGCCAATGCACTTTGCGTAATTCCACGCGTGCGCCTTTAAACAAAGAAACAAACTTCTCGCGATACCCAGTAAGCGATAGCGAACCGATAGAGAGCAGCAAGGCTACAATGACCACACCGAAGCGGACATACCAAGCTGATCCTGCGAGGAAGATA contains:
- the rpsG gene encoding 30S ribosomal protein S7, giving the protein MSRRVRAPIRHILPDPKFGNVVVAKFINMVMVAGKKSVAEKVVYQALEKAAEKKQMDAVDVLEEALEKVRPAVEVKSRRVGGATYQVPVEVRPVRQNALAMRWLIDAARSRNEKSMAARLAGEFIDAIEERGSAVKKRDDTHRMAEANKAFAHFRW
- the rpsL gene encoding 30S ribosomal protein S12, translated to MATINQLVRKPRTKQKEKNNVPALQGCPQKRGVCTRVYTTTPKKPNSAMRKVARTRLTNKYEVTAYIGGEGHNLQEHSLVLIRGGRVKDLPGVRYHIVRGALDTAGVKDRKQGRSKYGTKRPKS
- the rpoC gene encoding DNA-directed RNA polymerase subunit beta', coding for MKDLVNFFKPQDGVDDFDRIRIGLASPDMIRSWSFGEVKKPETINYRTFKPERDGLFCAKIFGPMKDYECLCGKYKRLKHRGVVCEKCGVEVTKSSVRRERMGHIDLATPVAHIWFLKSLPSRIGLLLDLTLREIERVLYFESFIVLDPGMTPLEKNQLLTEETYVQALEEYGHEFKAMMGAEAIQYILKNMELETEIADLREALAETNSETKSKRIVKRLKLMEALLASGNKPEWLILEVLPVLPPDLRPLVPLDSGRFATSDLNDLYRRVINRNNRLKRLLELFAPDIIVRNEKRMLQEAVDSLLDNGRRGRTVTGSNKRPLKSLADMIKGKQGRFRQNLLGKRVDYSGRSVIVVGPTLRLHQCGLPKRMALELFKPFIFQQLILNEHAPTIKAAKLMVERDEPEVWDALEFVIREHPVLLNRAPTLHRLGIQAFEPILIEGKAIQLHPLVCAAFNADFDGDQMAVHVPLSLEAQLEARALMMSSNNILSPANGEPIIVPSQDVVLGLYYMTRERINAKGEGMRFADIAEVERAYQTGKVDLQAKIQVRLEFFDQEEPYVKRVETTVGRALLSQILPKGLPFELIDKPMVKKAISGLINACYRQVGLKETVILADQLMYTGFRYATRSGTSIGVTDMVVPDEKAGILQASEDEIKEIEHQYSSGLLTQGEKYNKVIDIWSRTNDKVAKAMMNKLGKIEVQNKDGETIEQPSFNSVFMMADSGARGSAAQIRQLAGMRGLMAKPDGSIIETPITANFREGLNVLQYFISTHGARKGLADTALKTANSGYLTRRLVDVAQDVVINELDCGTSRGIEVQAVVDGGDVVEKLSDRVLGRVLSEPVIEFSTGEVALEAGTLLGEHEIATLEKAGVDRVMVRSVITCEARQGVCAQCYGRDLARGHKVNVGESVGVIAAQSIGEPGTQLTMRTFHIGGAAQSSASIGSIEVKTNGTVRLSNIKTVTNKDGKLVAVSRSGELSVIDKNGHERERYKLAYGAMLNVADGEEVKQGQTLATWDPHTHPIIAEVAGKAAFYDFEDGVTIQSSTDPETGLTIQTVMDNAQRSSAAKDKRPLIQLLDESGNPITQAGSDIPVNYFLPAGALINLSDGAEVQIGDVLARMPQESGKTGDITGGLPRVADLFEARKPKEPAILAEMTGTVSFGKETKGKQRLVITAEDGESFEVLIPKWRRLNVFEGEQVKKGELLADGEPTPHDILRLRGVHELTNHIVNEIQNVYRLQGVKINDKHIEVIVRQMLRKVNVIDAGESNLIAGEQIDVNRVLEINDKLNAEGKLPVRYEPVLMGITKASLATDSFISAASFQETTRVLTEAAVHGSFDDLHGLKENVIVGRLVPSGTGLAYHQERRNMRSAEHGLFALADTADEADDSAEQAAVGVESQEEGEA